The Deltaproteobacteria bacterium genome includes a window with the following:
- a CDS encoding NAD-dependent epimerase/dehydratase family protein produces the protein MNPNRKCIAITGATGFIGRHLFGELSDRQDVDIRLLFHSNTIENLMKKENIIVFEGDLLKPESLSGFLKPGCTVINLVNLRNASEKDNLAVMTNLAIACRSAQIKKLVHCSTAVVVGAVSEDDITEETQCHPTPGYESIKYKIESLLVALSANHFELAILRPTAVFGKGGKNLLKMADDLIQGNRFINYLRSSLFNHRRMNLVFVLNVVSALIFLADMNRKMNGDVFIISDDDPMNNYRDVERLLMSHLGCRDYAIPRLPVPSPILRTLLKLEGKSNVNPNRIYHSRKMLNAGFKKVASLETGLVSFANWYKERQASAIG, from the coding sequence ATGAATCCTAATCGTAAATGCATTGCCATCACAGGGGCAACAGGTTTTATCGGACGGCATCTTTTCGGGGAGCTGTCTGATCGGCAGGATGTGGATATTCGCCTCCTTTTTCATTCAAATACCATTGAAAATCTGATGAAAAAGGAAAACATAATCGTCTTCGAAGGTGACCTGCTGAAACCGGAAAGTCTGTCCGGATTTCTCAAACCCGGATGTACAGTCATCAATCTGGTTAATTTGAGGAATGCTTCGGAAAAAGACAACCTTGCGGTCATGACCAATCTTGCCATTGCCTGTCGCAGCGCTCAGATCAAAAAACTGGTACATTGCAGCACGGCTGTGGTTGTGGGTGCTGTTTCTGAAGATGATATTACAGAAGAGACACAGTGTCATCCAACACCAGGCTACGAGAGTATAAAATATAAGATAGAATCCTTGCTTGTGGCTCTATCGGCCAATCATTTTGAGCTGGCCATACTACGACCGACAGCAGTTTTCGGAAAGGGTGGAAAAAATCTGCTGAAAATGGCGGACGATTTGATCCAGGGCAACCGGTTTATCAACTATCTGAGATCATCTCTTTTTAATCATCGCAGGATGAATCTCGTTTTCGTCTTAAATGTAGTATCGGCTCTGATTTTTTTAGCAGACATGAATCGGAAGATGAACGGAGATGTCTTTATAATCTCTGATGACGACCCCATGAACAACTACCGAGATGTGGAGAGATTGCTGATGAGTCATCTTGGCTGCAGGGATTATGCTATCCCCAGATTACCAGTACCCAGTCCGATTCTTAGAACCCTTTTAAAATTAGAGGGAAAATCAAACGTCAATCCCAACCGGATATACCATTCCCGGAAAATGCTGAATGCCGGTTTTAAGAAAGTTGCATCTTTGGAGACGGGTCTGGTGTCATTTGCAAACTGGTACAAAGAACGTCAAGCTTCAGCCATCGGATGA
- a CDS encoding glycosyltransferase: protein MKILNVNMSIDPLTGGGTAERTFQMSLYLTRAGVDCTVLTTDVGLTPERQNSMENVKIVALPVLFKRFYIPRKMWGPISKIVAEADIIHLMNHWTILNALVYQAAYRLQKPYVICPAGSLPVYGRSKVIKKIYNTLIGNRIIRRANGHIAVTTEEVKHFRNYGISPYQVSVIPNGISNEVSWEGEQKSFRKTFHLNDFPFILFVGRLNPIKGPDLLLSAFCNIKDRIKNVHLVFVGPDEGLLANLKTTANQSGVAEQVHFLGYLGGTEKLQAYKAASLLVVPSRQEAMSIVALEAGINGTPVLLTDQCGFDEVARIGGGMVVPASVDGIQEGLLILLNNLLQLKTMGEKLKRYVSENYLWENVIHQYIALYSRILLERAS, encoded by the coding sequence ATGAAGATTTTAAATGTAAACATGTCGATTGATCCACTGACAGGTGGCGGAACGGCCGAACGAACATTTCAAATGAGCCTTTATCTGACTAGGGCAGGTGTGGATTGTACGGTACTAACGACGGATGTGGGATTGACGCCGGAGCGTCAGAATTCCATGGAGAACGTAAAGATTGTAGCACTACCGGTTTTATTTAAGCGATTTTACATTCCCCGGAAGATGTGGGGACCAATTAGTAAGATTGTGGCAGAGGCGGATATAATTCACCTGATGAATCATTGGACCATTTTAAATGCTTTAGTTTACCAAGCAGCGTACCGCCTTCAGAAGCCCTATGTAATATGCCCTGCAGGTTCACTTCCAGTGTATGGGCGATCCAAGGTGATAAAAAAAATTTACAATACCCTTATAGGCAACCGCATCATTCGCCGGGCAAATGGTCATATTGCGGTTACGACTGAAGAAGTTAAGCATTTTCGTAATTATGGGATTTCTCCTTATCAGGTATCGGTCATACCCAACGGGATCAGCAATGAGGTAAGCTGGGAAGGAGAGCAGAAGTCCTTTCGAAAAACTTTTCACCTCAATGATTTTCCATTCATTTTGTTTGTTGGACGATTGAATCCCATTAAAGGACCTGATCTGCTTCTAAGTGCTTTTTGCAATATTAAGGACCGCATCAAGAATGTCCATTTAGTTTTTGTGGGGCCGGATGAGGGATTATTGGCTAATCTCAAAACTACTGCAAATCAGTCAGGGGTTGCTGAACAAGTTCATTTTCTGGGATATTTAGGGGGTACGGAAAAGCTCCAGGCTTATAAAGCCGCCTCGCTTCTTGTTGTGCCTTCTCGTCAGGAGGCCATGTCAATAGTCGCACTTGAGGCGGGTATTAACGGAACCCCAGTGCTGTTGACAGATCAATGTGGTTTTGACGAAGTTGCTCGTATTGGCGGCGGGATGGTCGTTCCCGCCTCTGTGGATGGCATACAGGAAGGCCTCTTGATTTTGCTCAATAATCTCCTTCAACTCAAAACAATGGGGGAAAAGTTGAAAAGATATGTCTCTGAAAATTATCTATGGGAAAACGTTATACATCAATATATAGCCCTCTATAGCCGGATATTGTTAGAGAGAGCTTCATAA
- a CDS encoding SDR family oxidoreductase codes for MQRKVLILGGTGMLGHTLFRELSQREDMDVYATARIGNNLSRWFSAELLKKVHVDVDADNFDTVIRSFASVQPSLVINCIGLIKQQSIASDPLSAITINSQLPHRIALVCRTAGARLIHISTDCVFDGRKGQYTEADPSNAVDLYGRSKFLGEVDYPPHCITLRTSIIGHELKGKLGLIEWFLSQAGRVRGFTRAIYSGFPTLEFARIIAEYVIPNDHLTGIYHVSSDPISKYDLLRLVAERYGKQIDIEPHDDFFMERSLDSTVFRRLTGYNPPSWSKLIDLMYQHYLSSYDDKEQLTR; via the coding sequence ATGCAAAGAAAAGTACTCATTCTCGGTGGTACCGGGATGCTTGGACACACACTATTCAGGGAGTTATCACAGCGGGAAGATATGGATGTTTACGCGACGGCCAGAATCGGAAATAACCTGTCGCGGTGGTTTTCTGCCGAGTTGTTGAAAAAAGTGCATGTTGATGTAGATGCCGACAACTTTGACACAGTCATCCGCTCCTTTGCATCCGTACAACCCAGCCTGGTAATTAATTGCATTGGTCTTATCAAACAACAGTCAATTGCCAGCGATCCCCTTTCGGCAATTACCATCAATTCACAACTGCCGCATCGAATTGCGCTGGTTTGTCGGACCGCGGGGGCAAGGCTGATTCACATCAGCACGGACTGCGTTTTTGACGGACGTAAGGGCCAATACACAGAAGCGGACCCATCAAATGCCGTTGATCTTTACGGGAGGTCGAAATTTCTTGGAGAAGTGGATTATCCACCTCATTGCATCACCCTGCGTACATCCATCATTGGGCATGAATTGAAGGGGAAGCTCGGCTTGATCGAATGGTTTCTCAGCCAGGCGGGGAGGGTTCGCGGATTCACCAGGGCGATCTATTCCGGCTTTCCCACCTTGGAATTTGCACGAATCATCGCCGAGTATGTGATTCCCAACGATCACCTGACAGGCATTTATCACGTCTCTTCGGACCCAATCTCCAAGTATGACTTATTGAGATTGGTCGCCGAAAGGTATGGGAAGCAAATCGATATTGAGCCTCATGACGATTTTTTCATGGAACGATCATTGGATTCGACCGTTTTTCGCCGCCTGACCGGTTATAATCCGCCGTCCTGGTCAAAGCTGATTGATCTTATGTATCAGCACTATCTATCATCTTATGATGATAAAGAACAATTAACACGTTAG
- the wecB gene encoding UDP-N-acetylglucosamine 2-epimerase (non-hydrolyzing): MAIKVMTIVGTRPELIKLCRVIHELDQYTEHVLVHTGQNFDYELNEIFFQQLQIRKPDYFLDAAVENVAETIGNIIARSDKVMEKEKPDAVLILGDTNSCLAVIAAKRRKIPVFHMEAGNRCFDQRVPEEINRKIIDHISDINMPYTEHARRYLLAEGIKPETVIKTGSPMKEVLSYYRLQIDESDILNALQLEEKKYFVVSTHREENVDSEVNFNNLLNSLTAIAERYNYPVIVSTHPRTRKRLEDMGVGQLHAQVRFLKPLGLLDYVKLQLHAFCVVSDSGTVTEESSILSFPAVTIRQAHERPEGMDEGTLIMCGLKAKSVMEAIDVATSQSAACDRLFRLVQDYDTENVSKKVLRIIMSYTDYVNRTVWFK; the protein is encoded by the coding sequence ATGGCCATCAAGGTAATGACTATAGTTGGAACGCGCCCCGAGCTGATTAAGCTCTGCCGTGTGATTCATGAGCTTGATCAGTATACTGAGCACGTTCTGGTTCATACGGGTCAGAATTTTGACTATGAGCTGAACGAGATATTTTTCCAGCAGCTGCAAATCAGGAAGCCGGATTATTTCCTCGATGCCGCCGTTGAAAACGTGGCCGAGACCATCGGCAATATAATTGCGCGATCAGACAAGGTCATGGAAAAAGAGAAACCCGATGCGGTGCTCATTCTCGGTGATACAAATAGTTGTCTTGCCGTGATTGCTGCGAAGCGCCGGAAGATTCCGGTGTTTCACATGGAAGCGGGAAACCGCTGTTTCGATCAAAGGGTGCCGGAGGAAATTAATCGAAAAATCATTGATCATATAAGTGATATAAATATGCCCTACACGGAGCATGCCCGGCGTTACCTGCTGGCTGAAGGTATAAAGCCTGAGACGGTGATCAAGACAGGTTCTCCCATGAAGGAAGTTCTGTCCTATTACCGGTTACAGATTGATGAATCCGACATTCTCAATGCTTTGCAGCTGGAAGAGAAAAAGTATTTTGTTGTCAGCACGCACCGCGAGGAGAATGTCGATTCTGAGGTCAACTTCAATAATCTACTCAATTCATTAACCGCCATAGCCGAGAGGTATAACTATCCTGTGATTGTTTCGACCCATCCGCGAACCCGCAAGCGTCTGGAAGATATGGGTGTCGGCCAACTTCATGCTCAGGTTCGGTTTCTAAAGCCCCTCGGACTCCTTGATTATGTGAAGCTTCAACTGCATGCCTTCTGCGTTGTTTCCGACAGCGGCACGGTTACGGAGGAGTCTTCAATTTTGAGTTTTCCGGCTGTAACCATCCGTCAGGCCCATGAGAGGCCTGAGGGGATGGATGAGGGCACGCTCATTATGTGTGGGTTGAAGGCTAAGAGCGTCATGGAAGCCATCGACGTGGCAACATCGCAGTCTGCTGCTTGTGATCGACTCTTCAGACTTGTGCAGGACTATGATACAGAAAATGTTTCGAAAAAAGTTCTCCGCATAATTATGAGTTATACAGATTACGTAAATCGGACGGTCTGGTTTAAATAA
- a CDS encoding glycosyltransferase family 4 protein, translating into MRILLLVVYYLPSTMSSAKLIHDLATEFLRLGHEPVVVAPDENILKDTEITSESGIKVLRVRTGKIKTASRLVRGFNEARLSNIIWEKGRRFFEENPCDLIVYYSPTIFFGSLVKGLKKHFACPSYLILRDIFPQWAVDAGVLSHGMVYKYFKLKERQNYDAADIIGVQSPANLRYFEENGLDKKYHLEVLFNWTALVEESIQPSAYRERLGLQGKVVFFYGGNIGVAQDMDNIIRLAKNLRGEKSAYFLLVGDGSEVPRLRTDIASKGLTNIAIHDAVGQREYLSMLSEFDVGLISLDCGLRTQNFPGKMLGYMYHSMPILASVNPGNDLKEILEGQQSGLVCMNGEDDLFAAYARRLVRDENYRRQLGKNSRTLLENSFSVSRAAGQILAHFSQEN; encoded by the coding sequence ATGCGCATCTTACTTCTTGTCGTTTATTATCTGCCCAGCACCATGTCGAGCGCAAAGCTTATTCATGACCTTGCAACGGAATTTCTTCGACTGGGTCATGAACCCGTAGTCGTCGCCCCTGATGAGAACATTCTCAAAGATACGGAAATAACGAGTGAAAGCGGCATCAAAGTGTTGCGGGTACGCACAGGAAAAATTAAAACAGCGTCCAGATTGGTGCGAGGCTTCAACGAAGCCAGACTTTCAAACATCATCTGGGAAAAGGGGCGTCGTTTTTTTGAAGAAAATCCCTGTGATCTGATTGTTTACTATTCTCCCACAATCTTCTTTGGTTCACTCGTAAAGGGGCTGAAGAAGCATTTCGCCTGCCCATCGTATTTGATCTTGCGTGATATCTTTCCACAATGGGCGGTGGATGCCGGCGTGTTAAGTCACGGAATGGTTTACAAATATTTCAAATTAAAGGAACGGCAGAATTACGACGCGGCAGATATAATCGGCGTTCAGTCGCCGGCGAACCTTCGTTATTTTGAAGAAAATGGTCTTGATAAGAAATATCATTTAGAAGTGCTATTTAATTGGACAGCCTTAGTAGAGGAGAGTATTCAGCCGAGTGCATACCGGGAGCGGTTGGGATTACAGGGGAAAGTCGTCTTTTTTTATGGCGGCAACATTGGTGTGGCCCAGGACATGGACAATATTATCCGCCTTGCGAAAAATTTACGGGGTGAAAAATCTGCTTATTTTCTACTGGTGGGCGATGGAAGTGAAGTGCCCCGATTGAGGACAGACATTGCATCAAAGGGTTTGACGAATATAGCCATACACGACGCGGTGGGACAAAGAGAATACCTGTCCATGCTTTCTGAATTTGATGTCGGCTTGATCTCGCTCGATTGCGGTTTGAGAACCCAGAATTTTCCAGGTAAAATGCTTGGCTACATGTATCATTCAATGCCCATTCTGGCCAGTGTAAATCCGGGAAATGATTTAAAAGAAATTCTGGAAGGTCAACAATCTGGACTGGTTTGCATGAATGGGGAAGATGATCTGTTTGCTGCCTATGCCAGAAGATTAGTTAGGGACGAAAATTATCGCCGGCAGTTAGGTAAAAACTCCCGCACCCTTTTGGAAAATTCTTTTTCTGTTTCAAGAGCAGCAGGACAAATCCTGGCTCATTTCAGTCAGGAAAATTAG
- a CDS encoding NAD-dependent epimerase/dehydratase family protein, protein MAYSPLILITGATGAVGPLVVKAFHDASYSIRTLSIDPPPVNMWPDDVEALIGDVTDSSVVRAAMEGVEMVIHLAALLHIVNPPLALKEKYERINVGGTATVVGAAIKADVRRVVFFSTIAVYGQSDGRIVTENTPPRPDTFYAKTKREAEEIVLEAKRADGRRLGTVLRLGAVYGGRIKGNYQRLVQSLARGRFVPVGNGSNRRTLVYDKDVARAAVVAASHDAAAGKIFNVSDGRFHTMNEIIGTICAAIGHKVPRLSLPVGVSRIVAGIIEKGGHSMGLKPPAIRAMIDKYTEDIAMDGSLIQKELGFVPHYDLKTGWEETVKEMREGGAL, encoded by the coding sequence ATGGCTTATTCTCCTCTCATTCTCATTACCGGCGCCACCGGCGCCGTAGGGCCTCTTGTCGTAAAGGCCTTCCATGATGCAAGTTATTCCATCCGCACCCTGTCCATCGATCCGCCGCCTGTTAACATGTGGCCTGATGATGTGGAAGCCCTTATTGGTGATGTTACTGATTCATCGGTTGTGCGTGCTGCGATGGAAGGTGTTGAAATGGTTATCCACCTGGCCGCTTTACTGCATATTGTCAATCCGCCACTCGCGCTTAAAGAAAAATATGAGCGGATTAATGTGGGGGGAACGGCGACGGTAGTTGGTGCGGCCATTAAGGCTGATGTCAGGCGTGTTGTGTTCTTCAGTACGATTGCTGTTTATGGGCAGTCCGATGGCCGGATTGTAACGGAAAATACGCCCCCTCGCCCAGATACGTTTTACGCCAAGACAAAGCGTGAAGCGGAAGAAATTGTGCTCGAAGCCAAACGAGCGGACGGCAGACGGTTGGGAACTGTCCTGCGGCTTGGTGCCGTGTATGGCGGGCGAATCAAGGGGAACTATCAGCGGCTTGTGCAATCTTTGGCAAGGGGCCGCTTCGTCCCTGTGGGGAACGGTTCCAACCGGCGCACACTGGTTTATGACAAGGATGTGGCGCGCGCTGCCGTGGTGGCTGCATCACACGATGCTGCGGCAGGTAAGATTTTCAATGTCTCGGATGGCCGTTTCCATACCATGAATGAGATTATTGGAACGATCTGCGCTGCCATTGGTCATAAGGTGCCGCGATTGTCGTTGCCTGTCGGAGTCTCGCGCATTGTTGCAGGTATAATAGAAAAAGGTGGCCATTCGATGGGTTTAAAACCCCCGGCAATACGGGCGATGATTGACAAATATACCGAAGATATCGCCATGGACGGCAGCCTCATTCAAAAAGAACTGGGTTTTGTTCCCCACTATGATTTAAAGACGGGTTGGGAAGAGACGGTCAAAGAGATGCGGGAAGGCGGCGCGCTTTGA
- a CDS encoding sugar transferase → MKRICDVLLSLLLLCFLSIPMILIALFVKLTSKGPALYWSDRVGINNTIFRMPKFRTMRLDTPEMATHLMDDPSLYLTSVGSLLRKFSLDELPQLWSILKSDMSFIGPRPALYNQDDLVDLRMKKGIHKLVPGITGWAQVNGRDDIPIPLKVEYDEYYMKNKSIILDLKIVWMTTVNVLRKRGIKH, encoded by the coding sequence TTGAAACGTATCTGTGATGTCTTGTTGAGTCTTCTTCTGTTATGTTTTTTATCCATCCCCATGATTCTTATTGCCTTGTTTGTTAAACTAACTTCCAAAGGCCCGGCACTATACTGGTCCGACCGGGTGGGTATCAACAATACCATATTCAGAATGCCTAAGTTTCGCACGATGAGATTGGATACTCCTGAGATGGCAACCCACCTGATGGATGATCCCAGTCTCTACCTGACATCCGTCGGATCATTACTCAGAAAATTCAGCCTTGACGAACTGCCGCAACTATGGAGTATATTGAAAAGTGATATGAGTTTTATTGGGCCGAGGCCGGCCTTGTATAACCAGGATGATCTCGTTGACCTGCGGATGAAAAAAGGAATTCACAAACTTGTTCCCGGTATTACAGGGTGGGCTCAGGTAAACGGCAGGGATGACATTCCGATTCCACTTAAAGTAGAATACGATGAGTATTACATGAAAAATAAAAGTATTATCCTGGATTTAAAAATAGTATGGATGACAACTGTCAATGTTTTAAGAAAAAGAGGAATTAAACACTAA